The following are from one region of the Alkalimarinus sediminis genome:
- the yajC gene encoding preprotein translocase subunit YajC, translated as MFPAIASAEAAPAPEGMGAVGQLIFFGGFILIFYFLMWRPQSKRAKEHRDLIGGLSKGDEVIIGGGIAGKIRDVKDDFVTIEVADNVEIKVQKAAVSAALPKGTLKDI; from the coding sequence ATGTTTCCTGCAATTGCGTCAGCAGAAGCCGCTCCTGCACCAGAAGGTATGGGCGCAGTCGGCCAGCTAATATTCTTTGGTGGTTTTATCCTTATTTTCTACTTTTTAATGTGGAGACCTCAGTCAAAGCGTGCAAAAGAGCATCGTGACCTCATAGGCGGACTTAGCAAGGGTGATGAAGTCATCATCGGTGGCGGCATTGCAGGTAAAATACGAGATGTTAAAGATGACTTCGTGACGATCGAAGTGGCTGACAACGTAGAAATCAAAGTACAAAAAGCTGCGGTATCTGCTGCGCTGCCAAAAGGCACATTAAAAGACATTTAA
- the secD gene encoding protein translocase subunit SecD translates to MLNRYPLWKNILILVAISLGVIYALPNLYPDDYALQISGSRSTTIIDEQLVKRAERALDKAGIAYRDAEVADKNAMLRFDSGDDQLAAKPVIQAALGDDYIAALNLAPTTPDWLTSMGAGPMKLGLDLRGGVHFLLEVDMAKALTQRLDVYASEIKTKLREEKIRYRGVSVEDDLSLLLKFSKEEEREKASSLVRGEYLEFERRDREEGNYFYLQLLLSEAKIKEIEDYAVKQNLTTLRNRVNELGVAEPLVQRQGRNRIVVELPGVQDTVAAKRILGATANLEFRLEAKPDAGRATSDEFSFRSNPNRTALLEKDIIVTGNSVSNASANFDENGTPQVNITLDSTGGSMMGRVTRNSIKRRMAVLFIEQKGKTIKRMVDGEEVIERKNKEVRSIISLATIQSAFGASFRITGLDSVAESSELALLLRAGSLAAPMYFVEERTVGPSLGQQNIDAGLLSVQLGFGLVLLFMLVYYRVFGLVANIALTVNLVLLLAFMSVLSATLTLPGIAGIVLTVGMAVDANVLIFARIREELANGLPAQSAIHAGYSRAFVTIFDANITTLLVALILFAVGTGPVKGFAVTLSIGILTSMFTAIVVTRAIVNLIYGSRNVKKLSI, encoded by the coding sequence ATGCTCAATAGGTATCCTCTCTGGAAAAACATCCTAATTCTTGTGGCTATTAGTTTGGGCGTGATTTACGCGTTACCAAACTTGTATCCAGATGATTATGCGCTTCAAATTAGTGGCTCTCGAAGTACCACTATTATTGATGAGCAGTTAGTTAAACGTGCTGAACGTGCGCTTGATAAGGCGGGAATCGCCTACCGAGATGCTGAGGTAGCCGATAAGAACGCTATGTTACGTTTTGATTCGGGTGATGACCAATTAGCGGCCAAGCCTGTGATTCAGGCGGCGCTTGGTGATGACTATATTGCTGCACTAAACTTGGCACCCACCACCCCTGATTGGCTTACCTCGATGGGCGCTGGACCAATGAAGCTTGGTCTTGATTTGCGAGGTGGTGTTCACTTTCTATTGGAAGTGGATATGGCGAAAGCGTTGACTCAGCGATTGGATGTTTACGCAAGCGAAATTAAAACCAAACTTCGTGAAGAAAAAATTCGCTACCGCGGTGTATCTGTTGAAGATGATCTCTCTTTATTGTTGAAGTTTAGTAAGGAAGAAGAGCGAGAAAAAGCGAGTAGTCTGGTTCGAGGTGAATACCTCGAGTTTGAGCGACGTGATAGAGAGGAGGGTAACTATTTCTATCTCCAGCTTTTACTAAGCGAAGCAAAAATTAAAGAAATTGAGGATTATGCAGTTAAGCAGAATCTGACCACCCTCAGAAATCGTGTGAATGAGCTAGGGGTTGCTGAGCCATTAGTTCAGCGCCAAGGTCGAAACCGTATCGTAGTTGAGTTGCCGGGTGTGCAAGATACCGTAGCGGCTAAACGAATTTTAGGGGCAACAGCTAACCTTGAGTTTAGATTGGAGGCTAAGCCTGATGCTGGTCGTGCCACGAGTGATGAGTTTTCGTTCAGAAGTAACCCTAATCGTACAGCGCTACTAGAAAAAGACATTATCGTAACAGGTAATAGCGTTTCTAATGCATCTGCGAACTTTGATGAGAATGGTACGCCTCAGGTGAATATCACACTTGATAGTACTGGCGGCAGTATGATGGGGCGTGTCACCCGTAACTCTATTAAACGCAGAATGGCTGTTTTGTTCATCGAACAAAAAGGCAAAACCATCAAAAGAATGGTTGATGGTGAAGAGGTTATTGAAAGAAAGAACAAAGAAGTTCGAAGCATTATTAGTCTTGCTACGATTCAGAGCGCTTTCGGTGCAAGTTTTAGAATTACAGGGCTAGATTCAGTGGCAGAGTCGTCTGAGCTAGCACTACTTTTGAGAGCAGGCTCCCTTGCTGCGCCAATGTATTTTGTTGAAGAACGAACGGTAGGGCCTAGCTTGGGTCAGCAGAATATTGATGCTGGTCTGTTGTCCGTGCAGTTGGGTTTTGGTTTAGTCTTACTGTTTATGTTGGTCTACTATCGTGTGTTTGGTTTGGTGGCTAATATTGCGCTAACCGTCAACTTGGTCTTATTGCTGGCCTTTATGTCAGTTCTATCGGCTACATTAACCTTGCCCGGTATCGCGGGTATCGTATTAACTGTAGGTATGGCGGTAGATGCTAATGTATTGATTTTTGCTCGAATACGAGAGGAGTTAGCAAACGGTTTGCCTGCTCAATCAGCGATTCATGCAGGTTATAGTCGTGCGTTTGTGACTATATTCGATGCTAACATTACTACCTTGCTTGTGGCGTTAATTCTGTTTGCAGTGGGAACCGGGCCGGTTAAAGGGTTTGCGGTTACCTTGTCTATCGGTATTTTGACTTCGATGTTTACGGCGATAGTGGTTACCAGGGCGATTGTGAACCTGATCTATGGAAGTCGTAATGTTAAGAAACTGTCGATTTGA
- the secF gene encoding protein translocase subunit SecF, with product MSEVKKQIDFMGKRKIAAVLSILFVLVSLGSLAFKGLVFGLDFTGGTLVEVEYQAAPDLNEVRAQLTDAGYEKLTVQNFGADTAVLVRLAQGFSDTVGDEVLTVLKADGVDVSLKRAEFVGAQVGEELREQGGLGLLFALGIVMIYVAMRFQLKFSVGAVVALAHDVIITLGIFSLLSWDFDLTVLAALLAVIGYSLNDTIVVSDRVRENFRKMRKGSSEEIINVSLNQTLSRTLVTSLTTLLVLIALYIFGGEMINGFSKALLIGVLVGTYSSIYVAGNVLLALGVSREDLVVPVKEDVVEGEELEEMP from the coding sequence ATGAGTGAAGTAAAAAAACAAATCGACTTTATGGGCAAACGCAAAATTGCGGCAGTCCTTTCCATACTCTTTGTATTGGTGTCATTAGGGTCGTTGGCCTTTAAAGGTTTAGTGTTTGGCTTGGACTTTACCGGTGGAACACTGGTTGAAGTTGAGTACCAGGCTGCGCCTGACTTAAACGAGGTTCGTGCTCAGCTAACAGATGCTGGTTACGAAAAGCTAACGGTTCAGAACTTCGGTGCTGACACTGCAGTGTTAGTGCGCCTTGCCCAAGGGTTTAGTGATACGGTGGGTGATGAAGTATTAACCGTATTAAAAGCAGATGGTGTAGATGTCAGCTTGAAACGCGCCGAGTTTGTAGGTGCTCAGGTTGGTGAAGAGTTGCGTGAGCAAGGCGGTTTGGGCTTACTATTTGCCTTGGGCATTGTCATGATTTACGTGGCGATGCGCTTCCAGTTAAAGTTCTCAGTGGGAGCTGTGGTAGCACTTGCTCATGACGTTATTATAACGCTCGGTATCTTTTCGCTATTATCGTGGGATTTTGATTTGACTGTGTTGGCAGCACTGTTGGCAGTCATCGGTTACTCGCTGAACGATACGATCGTTGTGTCGGATCGAGTACGTGAAAACTTCAGAAAGATGCGCAAAGGTAGCTCGGAAGAGATTATCAATGTCTCGTTGAACCAGACTCTGTCTAGAACGCTGGTAACATCGTTGACAACATTGTTGGTATTGATTGCCCTCTACATTTTTGGAGGGGAGATGATCAATGGTTTCTCAAAGGCTCTGTTAATTGGTGTGCTAGTGGGGACCTATTCATCTATCTATGTAGCAGGTAATGTGTTGTTGGCGTTGGGTGTATCGAGAGAAGACTTAGTTGTGCCAGTCAAAGAAGATGTTGTAGAGGGTGAAGAGTTAGAAGAAATGCCGTAA
- a CDS encoding inositol monophosphatase family protein: MQPVINIALRAARQANEYILQTLDKQPVSFSDPEACAKQIKNLENTVYRVFFDALKKAYPAHHIGEPGEPLSSEHENSWSISRIHSPENMLRNLPFTGYSITCQQKGKIEHALFINPITDDEFSASRGHGAALNGKRIRVSDVRNLNQSLIASNILENTRNMSNPHVGMDLASELIQGTFNIRSTGCEAADLAYVAAGQLDAAVLTDIDMSELPGVLLICQEAGVLTGDFKGIPTAISTKRIIAANAKLFKSLIQKVHNYNARL, encoded by the coding sequence ATGCAACCTGTAATCAACATTGCACTTAGAGCCGCACGCCAGGCAAACGAATATATTCTTCAAACTCTCGATAAGCAACCAGTGAGTTTTTCAGACCCAGAAGCTTGTGCAAAGCAGATTAAGAATCTCGAAAATACCGTATATCGCGTGTTCTTCGACGCGCTAAAAAAGGCATACCCCGCTCATCATATTGGTGAACCAGGAGAACCACTCTCTAGCGAGCATGAAAACAGCTGGAGCATTTCTCGAATTCATAGCCCTGAAAACATGTTAAGAAACCTTCCTTTCACTGGCTATTCAATTACCTGCCAGCAAAAAGGCAAAATTGAGCATGCACTATTTATTAACCCTATTACAGATGATGAGTTTTCAGCTAGTAGAGGTCATGGCGCAGCTTTAAACGGAAAAAGAATTCGAGTATCTGACGTTCGCAACCTTAATCAATCACTCATTGCGAGCAATATACTTGAAAACACTCGTAACATGAGCAACCCTCATGTGGGCATGGATTTAGCCTCAGAGCTAATTCAAGGCACATTCAATATCCGCTCTACAGGATGTGAGGCAGCCGATTTAGCTTACGTTGCCGCGGGCCAGTTAGACGCTGCAGTATTAACTGACATCGATATGAGCGAGCTTCCTGGTGTACTATTAATCTGTCAAGAAGCAGGTGTTCTAACAGGTGATTTCAAAGGCATCCCTACAGCCATCTCAACCAAGCGCATTATTGCAGCAAACGCTAAGTTGTTTAAATCACTCATTCAAAAAGTTCACAACTACAACGCCAGACTGTAA
- a CDS encoding RNA methyltransferase has translation MYSNVRIVMMNTSHPGNIGAVARAMKNMGLAELCLVAPKSFPDIVAERRAAGAKDILANTKVVETFDEAIEGCVSVIGTSARGRKIPWPVMNPRDCAAKVREYALMAQKSGEFGRNGEEHGNKVAIVLGREDRGLSNDELQRCNYHVHIPTNPHYSSLNVAMALQVVAYELRMDFLLHSGLGDAKQASCTLSPENEGWDEPLATTEEVEGLIGHLEDVMIKTEFFDPDNPRQLIPRLRRLFQRSRMDKIEVNIVRGFLNTVLKAIGDKR, from the coding sequence ATGTATAGCAATGTGCGCATTGTAATGATGAATACCTCTCATCCTGGAAATATCGGTGCGGTCGCACGTGCTATGAAAAATATGGGGTTGGCCGAGCTGTGTTTAGTGGCGCCTAAATCGTTTCCGGATATCGTCGCTGAAAGGCGTGCTGCAGGTGCCAAAGATATTCTTGCTAATACTAAGGTCGTTGAAACTTTTGATGAGGCGATTGAGGGGTGTGTGTCTGTCATTGGTACCAGTGCAAGAGGTCGTAAGATTCCTTGGCCTGTGATGAATCCGCGAGATTGTGCTGCAAAAGTGCGGGAGTACGCATTGATGGCACAAAAGAGTGGTGAGTTTGGCCGTAATGGTGAGGAACATGGTAATAAGGTCGCTATCGTGCTTGGAAGGGAAGATCGAGGGCTTTCAAATGATGAGTTGCAGCGTTGTAACTATCATGTGCATATACCAACCAACCCCCACTACAGCTCCCTAAATGTTGCGATGGCATTACAAGTGGTCGCTTATGAGTTAAGGATGGACTTTCTACTACACTCTGGGTTAGGTGATGCTAAGCAGGCTAGTTGTACTTTATCACCAGAAAATGAGGGGTGGGATGAGCCTTTGGCCACTACAGAAGAGGTGGAAGGGTTGATCGGGCACTTAGAGGATGTGATGATAAAAACTGAGTTTTTTGACCCCGATAATCCGCGTCAGTTAATACCTCGGTTAAGACGTTTATTTCAGCGTAGTCGTATGGATAAAATAGAAGTGAATATTGTAAGAGGGTTCTTAAATACAGTATTAAAGGCCATTGGTGATAAACGCTAA
- the cysE gene encoding serine O-acetyltransferase, with translation MFNGIREDIKSVFERDPAARNTFEVLTNYPGLHALLFHRLAHGLWNNGLLWLARIVSTFSRWLTGIEIHPGAQIGRRFFIDHGMGVVIGETTVIGDDVTLYQGVTLGGTSWNKGKRHPTLGNNVVVGAGAKVLGPFEVGDNAKIGSNAVVTKQVPEGATVVGIPGRIIVASPDDEVRRKKMAEKIGFDAYGVSEEMPDPVARSIRSMLDHMHAVDERMEAMCKTLQKLDSNYKNSGMPPLNDDDFKGVRDEEA, from the coding sequence ATGTTTAATGGCATTAGAGAGGATATAAAAAGCGTATTCGAGCGTGACCCTGCCGCTCGAAATACCTTTGAGGTGTTAACCAACTACCCCGGGCTTCACGCGTTGCTGTTCCATCGTTTGGCGCATGGATTGTGGAATAATGGTTTGCTTTGGTTAGCTAGAATTGTATCGACGTTTAGTCGTTGGTTAACTGGTATAGAGATTCACCCGGGAGCGCAAATAGGCCGTCGCTTTTTTATCGATCATGGAATGGGGGTGGTCATAGGCGAAACCACAGTCATAGGGGATGATGTAACGCTATATCAGGGGGTCACCTTAGGAGGGACTTCTTGGAATAAAGGTAAGCGTCACCCAACGCTTGGTAATAATGTTGTGGTGGGCGCAGGTGCAAAAGTATTGGGGCCATTTGAGGTGGGTGATAACGCCAAGATCGGCTCTAATGCAGTGGTGACCAAACAGGTTCCCGAAGGGGCTACTGTAGTCGGTATTCCAGGCCGAATTATTGTGGCATCGCCTGATGATGAGGTTCGCCGGAAAAAGATGGCTGAGAAAATCGGCTTCGATGCGTATGGTGTTAGCGAAGAGATGCCTGACCCGGTTGCGCGATCAATTAGAAGTATGTTGGACCATATGCATGCTGTTGATGAGAGAATGGAAGCGATGTGCAAAACCCTGCAGAAGCTGGACTCTAACTATAAAAATAGTGGTATGCCACCGTTAAATGATGATGACTTCAAAGGCGTCAGGGATGAAGAGGCCTAA
- the iscR gene encoding Fe-S cluster assembly transcriptional regulator IscR — translation MRLTTKGRYAVTAMLDLALHACDGPVSLSDISARQGISLSYLEQLFAKLRRAELVKSVRGPGGGYCLGVHESDIFIAQIVDAVNESIDTTKCKQKGDCQNGEKCLTHHLWSDLSLQIHEFLSGISLNDLMKKRDVQAISNRQDLTQENIIQTGS, via the coding sequence ATGAGATTAACAACAAAAGGGCGATACGCAGTTACAGCTATGTTGGATTTAGCCCTCCATGCGTGCGATGGTCCTGTTAGTCTCTCCGATATCTCTGCTCGGCAGGGTATCTCTCTATCATATCTCGAACAGCTGTTTGCCAAGTTGCGAAGGGCTGAGTTGGTTAAAAGTGTCAGAGGGCCTGGTGGGGGTTATTGTTTAGGTGTGCATGAGTCAGATATTTTCATCGCACAAATTGTTGATGCGGTTAACGAATCCATTGACACCACTAAGTGCAAGCAAAAAGGCGACTGTCAGAATGGTGAGAAGTGCTTAACTCATCATTTGTGGTCTGATCTAAGTTTGCAGATTCACGAATTCTTAAGTGGTATTAGCTTGAATGACTTAATGAAGAAGCGAGATGTTCAGGCTATTTCGAACAGGCAAGATCTAACTCAAGAAAATATTATACAGACAGGCTCTTAA